In Apodemus sylvaticus chromosome 8, mApoSyl1.1, whole genome shotgun sequence, one genomic interval encodes:
- the Myoz1 gene encoding myozenin-1, with translation MPLSGTPAPNKRRKSSKLIMELTGGRESSGLNLGKKISVPRDVMLEELSLLTNRGSKMFKLRQMRVEKFIYENHPDVFSDSSMDHFQKFLPTVGGQLGTAGQGFSYGKGSSGGQAGGSGSAGQYGSDHHQQGSGFGAGGSAGPEGQAGGSGAPGTVGVGEPGSGDQAGGDGKHITVFKTYISPWDRAMGVDPQQKVELGIDLLAYGAKAELPKYKSFNRTAMPYGGYEKASKRMTFQMPKFDLGPLLSEPLVLYNQNLSNRPSFNRTPIPWLSSGEHVDYNVDIGIPLDGETEEL, from the exons GGCGGGAGAGCTCGGGCCTGAACCTGGGTAAGAAGATCAGCGTCCCAAGGGACGTGATGCTGGAGGAACTGTCGCTCCTTACCAACCGAGGCTCTAAGATGTTCAAGCTACGGCAGATGCGGGTGGAGAAATTTATCTATGAGAACCACCCCGATGTTTTCTCTGACAGCTCAATG GATCACTTCCAGAAGTTTCTTCCCACAGTGGGAGGACAGCTGGGGACAGCTGGTCAGGGCTTCTCCTATGGCAAGGGCAGCAGCGGAGGCCAGGCTGGGGGCAGTGGCTCTGCTGGACAGTACGGCTCTGACCACCATCAGCAGGGATCTGGGTTTGGAGCTGGGGGTTCAGCTGGTCCTGAGGGCCAGGCTGGCGGCAGCGGAGCTCCTGGCACTGTAGGAGTTGGAGAGCCCGGATCAG GTGACCAGGCAGGTGGAGACGGAAAACATATCACTGTGTTCAAGACTTATATTTCCCCATGGGACCGGGCCATGGGGGTTGACCCGCAGCAAAAAGTGGAACTTGGCATTGATCTACTGGCATATGGGGCCAAAGCTGAACTCCCCAAATATAAGTCCTTCAACAG gacAGCAATGCCCTACGGTGGATATGAGAAGGCCTCCAAACGCATGACCTTCCAGATGCCCAAGTTTGACCTGGGGCCTCTGCTGAGTGAACCCCTGGTCCTCTACAACCAAAACCTCTCCAACAGGCCTTCATTCAATCGAACCCCTATTCCCTGGTTAAGCTCCGGGGAGCATGTAGACTACAATGTGGATATTGGTATCCCCTtggatggagagacagaggagcTGTGA